The window CTACGGATGGCGAACTATACCAATTTGCCGAGCAAGCCTTGTCTGCCGCGAAGAAAAACAGCCCAAACCATTATCAGGTGTTTAATACTTGCATGCTGAGTGATTTTCAGCGCCGACGTGAGTTAGCTACGCATCTGCGAGCTGAATTACAAGTGCCAGACTCAGCCAAACTGTTTATGTGTTATCAACCGGTACATTCTGTTCAGCCGTCAGAGAAAGTCGGCATGGAAGCGCTGTTGCGTTGGCGGCATCCACTGTTTGGTTTCGTTGCGCCACCAGAGATTATTGAGATTGCGGAAGAGCATGGGTTGGGTGACGCGTTAGGGGATTGGATATTCCGGCGTGTCTTTAAAGATCTAGGCTCACTCCCATTCTGGCAGATTGAACGGATATCCGTTGCCGTAAATCTCTCTGAATCCATGTTTACACTTAATTTACCGACCAAGCTGAATCAATTCTTGCGGAACAGCCCGATTTTGCATGAACAATTGATTCTTGAATTGACTGAGACGATCGCATTACATGACTTCGCCACCAGTCAGCAAATTATGCGGGCGTTACAAAAAGATAATATCCGCATTGCACTGGATGATTTTGGTACCGGTTTCTCCTCGTTGGCTTATCTGAAAGATTTGTCGGTCGATAAATTAAAAATCGACAAATCGTTTATTCAACAGATAGACCTCGATCCTCGTCAGTTATATCTGGTGCGTCATATTACTGAACTTGCGCATGATCTTGGTTTGACTGTGGTCGCGGAAGGGGTGGAAACAGCAGTGGAATTAGATATTGTGGCTGGTATTGGTGTTGAAGAGATCCAAGGTTATCACTACTCCCGACCACTAGAGTTACCGCATTTGATCAGTTATCTCGCGAAACACTTTCACCCGGAAACACCTTCATAGAGGAATAACGGTGTAAACCTTGCATTGCCTCTCGATAGATAAAGTCTACCGGAGGATGACATGGATAAAGGGTTAGATCGTGCCCGTGGTTGTCTGGTTGGTTTAGCCGTGGGGGACGCAGTGGGTACCACGCTGGAATTTCGCCCCCGCGGTTCGTTTAAGCCGCTGACCGATATGGTTGGTGGCGGCCATTTTTGTCTGCAGAAAGGCTACTGGACTGACGATACGTCGATGGCACTTTGTCTTGCTCACAGCTTGTTAGAGTGCGAAGGTTTTAATGCAACAGACCAGATGCAACGTTATTGCGACTGGTATGACAACGGTTATCTCAGTAGCATCGGCAACTGTTTTGATATCGGCACCACGGTATCCAGTGCTCTCCGTCGCTTTCAGAAAAATGGCAATCCCTTCTCTGGTATGAAAGCCACCTGGACATCAGGTAATGGCTCTATCATGCGACTGGCACCCATTCCGATTGCTTATATGCATGATGCAGAGCAAGCCATTCATTACGCGCGGCAAAGCTCCCGTACAACACATGGTGCCGCGCTTTGTCTCGATGCATGTGGTTGGATGTCGGCACAATTGCTTGATTTGTTGCAAGGCGGTGATAAAGCAAGTTTGTTGCGTGTGTCTTATCCGGCACAAACTGACGCGATTGCGACATTACAGCAATTCGATTTTCTGGATAAAAACTACCGTGATTTAAAAGGCACCGGTTATGTGCTGGAAAGTCTGGAAGCGGCACTGTGGTGTTTTTGGCATACGCATTGTTATGCCGATTGCATTCTGGCGGCAGCTAATCTCGGGGATGATGCTGATACGACCGCCGCCGTTGCGGGGCAGCTGGCGGGTGCTTATTACGGTTATCGGGGGATCCGGGAAGATTGGTGTCAGCATTTATACTGGCACGATGAGATCTGTGAACTTTCCGATAAACTTTATTATCTGCAACCTGCTGCTGAAGAATTAACGCCGGAGTGGCCGCATGCAGCCGCTACCTGAAGAACGCCAATTACTCGCCGAGTTAACCTTACCGATAAATCGCTGTAATGTTCCGGCGCCTGTATTGGCGAGTTTGACCTTTCAGGAACATCCCATTCAGTTACAACTGGATGGGGTCGAGACGTTTTATTCTGAACTGTTTGATCGCTTGGTTGTCTGCCGTGATGCCCGCCAGCGGGTGGATATTTTTAATGGTTATATGGCGGTCAGATTTCGGCTGCCGGAAGCTAAACTGGCGTATCGACCGGATGCAGATCCGGTGCCGCGGCCGCAAAGCAATTACCGGAAATTATTGCTTGGTTGGTTGTTCGATTCCGACAGTGATGCCGGTGCGGCCTGGCGGCAATGGGTGGAATCCCGGTTCGGCTTACGCACGATTTATCATCATGAGCTAATTTCTGAACCGGAATCGGACGCTTATATCCGTTATATGCAGGCTTACGTCAGATCAACCTATCAAACCAACGAATTAGCCAGTCAGCTTGATCTGTTATATAGCTTTTGTCAGTACCAATTGGTGCATCAACATCCGGAACAACAATATCTGACCCTCTATCGGGGAGTAGTGAATCACCTCGTTATCACTATCAACAACATCCGGTATTAATACTGAATAACCTCAGCTCCTGTAGCAGTGATGTTGATGAAGCATACCGATTTGGCCCTCGAGTGGTCGAGCTACAGGTGCCATTAAGTAAAATCGTGTGTTTTGATGCGTTGTTACCCCGTGGCTTAAATGGTGAGCAGGAATACATGGTTTTAGGTGGAATATATAAAGCCAAACAGGTCTGGTGAATAAAACTGCGTGATCCAGTTCATAACATCATGATTTGGCAGTGAAGCTTCTCTGCGATTTACAGCTAACTTAGTATCAATACGGTCTGGGTTCACATCGAATCAGGGAATTTTTATGCGCAATTTTTCTATCCAATGGAAAATAACACTGTTGTCTGCCATTGGGCTGCTATCGGCTGTTGTTCTGTTAATTGGTTTATCTGTGT of the uncultured Tolumonas sp. genome contains:
- a CDS encoding NAD(+)--dinitrogen-reductase ADP-D-ribosyltransferase — its product is MQPLPEERQLLAELTLPINRCNVPAPVLASLTFQEHPIQLQLDGVETFYSELFDRLVVCRDARQRVDIFNGYMAVRFRLPEAKLAYRPDADPVPRPQSNYRKLLLGWLFDSDSDAGAAWRQWVESRFGLRTIYHHELISEPESDAYIRYMQAYVRSTYQTNELASQLDLLYSFCQYQLVHQHPEQQYLTLYRGVVNHLVITINNIRY
- a CDS encoding ADP-ribosylglycohydrolase family protein → MDKGLDRARGCLVGLAVGDAVGTTLEFRPRGSFKPLTDMVGGGHFCLQKGYWTDDTSMALCLAHSLLECEGFNATDQMQRYCDWYDNGYLSSIGNCFDIGTTVSSALRRFQKNGNPFSGMKATWTSGNGSIMRLAPIPIAYMHDAEQAIHYARQSSRTTHGAALCLDACGWMSAQLLDLLQGGDKASLLRVSYPAQTDAIATLQQFDFLDKNYRDLKGTGYVLESLEAALWCFWHTHCYADCILAAANLGDDADTTAAVAGQLAGAYYGYRGIREDWCQHLYWHDEICELSDKLYYLQPAAEELTPEWPHAAAT
- a CDS encoding NAD(+)--dinitrogen-reductase ADP-D-ribosyltransferase — translated: MSVPIGASTSGTTISDPLSGSSESPRYHYQQHPVLILNNLSSCSSDVDEAYRFGPRVVELQVPLSKIVCFDALLPRGLNGEQEYMVLGGIYKAKQVW